Proteins found in one Primulina huaijiensis isolate GDHJ02 unplaced genomic scaffold, ASM1229523v2 scaffold28027, whole genome shotgun sequence genomic segment:
- the LOC140967766 gene encoding uncharacterized protein, which yields MMMGSRNEQNLEKQVQRQMGCMAGFFQLFDRHRLSSTKRLPCSPAVGTISDPELSLPKSPAISREFRMPSPELAEQVVAPEVVELPPKSPLLLPIFNLKEGNKSSWKFNKEAPRLSLDSRATTDAMGGLHPKKIRTSASILSTASRCYSIGSDTSDGCQNRSPSVIARLMGLEPLPNSSDFETEKKPELRRSASESRASRDLFHSRFIAEQPSISLFDNAPMSAHYADPRDHLLKNAGKAELSKASNRANFNSPSPWKAQHRKSFFDSGDIFPEPKQSVSVYGEIEKRFKVRGIVEPSKDLETLKQILEALQLKGLLHSKNPNQVSHRIFIYDESPIVVMQPSRQSSSNSSPINKRNVSDYARRNGRSQARSIRCNHAVSGENHQSVSPRRDRSVRSATRAGESPSPGTRNECNADPRRSNSIVKPRPLSVETQRKLKNSADNRRVSPINSPKINTRRTSPDPTAKINKNDKITTVKTEEGESSSISGSSITTSTDTERWRTVEYKEGRNLLERCDKLLQSIAEMNGSDAHPSPVSVLDPFLYKDEPFTPSALTARRNLDFKDESSELEEDIWSPITSSTRSKWQEETRDDWDFMYISDILRASDSLSNEPDIFLLLEKQQYLKGNDTSKASRLQRKLIFDATNEIIERNRRLPPWKTVSWTNYNVTKPFLNDVWSEFQRIRNRNAAEDLFEVICGVLRKDLAGDELSGWGGDHPMEMSEAVLDIERLIFKDLISGMIQDLAALASCRSSRRKLVF from the exons ATGATGATGGGCTCCAGGAATGAGCAGAATCTGGAGAAACAGGTGCAGAGGCAAATGGGTTGCATGGCTGGATTCTTCCAGCTCTTTGATCGCCACCGTCTCTCTTCCACCAAGCGCCTTCCTTGTTCCCCG GCTGTTGGTACGATTTCGGATCCGGAGTTATCACTTCCCAAGTCACCGGCCATTTCTAGGGAATTTAGAATGCCAAGTCCGGAACTGGCGGAGCAGGTGGTGGCGCCGGAGGTGGTTGAGTTGCCCCCTAAATCGCCTCTTCTTCTTCctatatttaatttgaaagaAGGCAACAAGTCCTCGTGGAAGTTCAACAAAGAAGCCCCGAGGCTTTCGCTCGACAGTAGAGCTACTACAGACGCTATGGGAGGCCTCCATCCCAAAAAGATCCGCACTTCCGCCTCAATTCTGTCCACGGCGAGTCGATGCTACAGCATCGGAAGTGATACGTCCGATGGGTGCCAGAACCGGTCTCCCAGTGTCATAGCTAGGCTCATGGGTCTGGAGCCATTGCCCAATTCATCCGACTTTGAAACCGAAAAGAAGCCTGAGCTGAGGAGATCCGCCTCCGAATCGAGAGCCTCTAGAGATCTGTTTCACTCCCGATTCATCGCCGAGCAGCCAAGTATATCCCTTTTCGACAATGCGCCAATGTCTGCCCATTATGCAGATCCAAGGGACCATTTATTAAAGAATGCTGGCAAGGCTGAACTGTCTAAAGCATCAAACAGGGCCAACTTCAATTCTCCGTCTCCATGGAAGGCTCAGCACCGCAAAAGCTTCTTTGATTCTGGGGACATTTTCCCAGAACCTAAACAGAGTGTATCAGTCTACGGTGAAATTGAGAAGAGATTTAAGGTGAGGGGCATTGTAGAGCCGTCGAAAGATTTAGAGACCTTGAAACAGATCCTCGAAGCTTTGCAACTGAAAGGGCTTCTGCACTCCAAAAATCCAAATCAAGTCAGCCACCGGATCTTTATATACGACGAATCACCAATCGTGGTGATGCAACCTTCGAGACAGTCGAGCTCAAATTCATCGCCTATTAACAAAAGAAACGTGAGTGATTATGCACGGAGAAACGGTAGAAGTCAAGCCCGTAGCATTCGCTGTAATCACGCTGTCTCCGGTGAAAATCATCAGTCTGTAAGCCCTCGTAGGGACCGCAGCGTGCGGAGCGCAACTCGGGCCGGTGAAAGCCCGAGTCCAGGGACTCGAAATGAATGCAATGCGGATCCTCGACGGTCAAACTCCATAGTCAAACCGAGACCATTGAGCGTTGAAACACAGAGGAAACTGAAGAATTCAGCGGACAATCGGAGAGTCTCTCCCATTAACTCCCCGAAGATCAACACCAGAAGAACCAGCCCAGATCCGACGGCCAAGATCAATAAGAATGACAAGATCACGACCGTTAAAACTGAAGAGGGCGAATCTTCATCCATTTCTGGAAGCAGTATCACTACATCAACCGATACCGAG AGGTGGAGGACTGTGGAATACAAAGAGGGAAGGAATTTATTGGAGAGATGTGATAAGCTGCTCCAGAGCATAGCGGAGATGAATGGAAGTGATGCGCATCCGAGTCCTGTGTCAGTTCTTGACCCGTTTCTCTACAAGGACGAACCATTCACCCCTTCAGCTCTCACAGCCAGACGTAATCTTGATTTCAAAG ATGAATCCAGCGAATTGGAGGAAGATATATGGAGCCCAATCACATCATCAACTCGATCAAAATGGCAAGAAGAAACACGGGATGACTGGGATTTTATGTACATTTCAGATATTTTGAGGGCATCGGATTCTCTCTCAAACGAGCCGGACATCTTTCTTTTGCTAGAAAAGCAGCAATATCTTAAAGGAAATGACACATCCAAGGCCTCCAGGCTCCAGAGAAAGCTAATCTTCGATGCTACCAACGAAATTATCGAAAGAAACAGACGACTGCCTCCATGGAAGACTGTTTCTTGGACAAATTACAATGTGACAAAGCCATTCCTCAACGATGTTTGGTCCGAATTTCAAAGAATTCGCAACCGTAATGCTGCTGAAGATTTATTCGAGGTCATCTGTGGTGTGTTGAGGAAGGACTTAGCGGGGGACGAGTTGAGCGGATGGGGAGGAGATCATCCGATGGAGATGTCGGAGGCAGTCCTGGACATCGAACGGCTGATATTCAAAGATTTGATCAGTGGGATGATCCAAGATCTTGCTGCATTGGCATCATGTAGAAGCTCGAGAAGGAAGTTGGTTTTCTGA
- the LOC140967790 gene encoding calmodulin-like isoform X1, with amino-acid sequence MYHIIKLESFRKFRTFLYFFLFIHSRIYYTRLESSLQKMVDSLTQVEISEFWEAFCLIDKDSDGLITVGELASAIQYLNEHPTHEEIQEMMKEVAADGDGTAVGFDKFLSIMARKMKESVADELEEAFKVFDRDQDGFISAVELRNVMINLGERLTDEEAEQMIREADLDGDGLVSYEEFARMMTT; translated from the exons ATGTACCATATTATTAAACTCGAAAGTTTCCGTAAATTCAGAACTttcctctatttttttttatttatacacAGTCGTATATATTATACCAGACTTGAGAGTTCTTTACAAAAAATGGTTGATTCATTGACACAAGTGGAGATTTCTGAGTTCTGGGAAGCCTTCTGCCTCATCGACAAAGATTCTGATG ggcTGATTACTGTGGGAGAATTGGCATCAGCGATTCAATATTTGAATGAACATCCAACGCATGAAGAGATTCAAGAAATGATGAAGGAGGTTGCTGCAGATGGAGACGGCACTGCTGTGGGTTTCGACAAGTTCTTGAGCATTATGGCAAGAAAAATGAAG GAAAGTGTGGCGGATGAGCTAGAAGAAGCATTCAAAGTATTTGATAGAGATCAAGATGGATTCATATCTGCCGTTGAG TTGAGAAACGTGATGATAAATTTGGGAGAAAGACTTACAGATGAAGAAGCAGAACAGATGATCAGAGAGGCTGATCTTGATGGAGATGGCCTTGTTAGTTATGAAGAATTTGCTAGGATGATgacaacttaa
- the LOC140967789 gene encoding 2-methyl-6-phytyl-1,4-hydroquinone methyltransferase, chloroplastic-like: protein MASAMLNGAENLTHIRNFSPPSKGLGCLGSDFHGKNSLKLNSVPCGNISIGVRKNRTTLVPKCSASASRPASQPRFIQHKKEAFWFYRFLSIVYDHVINPGHWTEDMRDEALEPADLNNRNLIVVDVGGGTGFTTLGIVKHVDAKNVTILDQSPHQLAKAKQKEALKECRIIEGDAEDLPFLTDSVDRYVSAGSIEYWPDPQRGIKEAYRVLRLGGKACIIGPVYPTFWLSRFFADVWMLFPKEEEYIEWFEKAGFKDVRLKRIGPKWYRGVRRHGLIMGCSVTGIKPASGDSPLKLGPKAEDVSKPVNPFVFLMRFILGVMAATYYVLVPIYMWIKDQIVPKDQPI, encoded by the exons ATGGCTTCTGCAATGCTGAACGGAGCTGAAAATCTTACACACATCAGAAATTTTTCCCCGCCCTCGAAAGGGTTAGGTTGTCTTGGCTCAGATTTTCATGGCAAGAATTCGCTCAAGTTAAATTCAGTTCCTTGTGGGAATATTTCAATCGGGGTTAGGAAGAACAGGACAACCCTCGTCCCAAAATGCAGTGCCTCCGCCTCGAGGCCTGCGTCACAGCCGAGATTCATACAGCACAAGAAAGAAGCCTTCTGGTTTTACAGGTTTCTCTCAATTGTGTATGACCATGTGATAAACCCTGGGCACTGGACTGAAGACATGAGAGATGAAGCGTTAGAGCCAGCGGATTTGAATAACAGGAATTTGATTGTGGTTGATGTTGGTGGAGGCACGGGGTTTACGACTTTGGGGATAGTGAAGCATGTGGATGCCAAGAATGTGACTATTCTTGATCAGTCTCCCCACCAGCTTGCGAAGGCTAAGCAGAAGGAGGCCCTGAAGGAATGCAGGATAATTGAAGGAGATGCTGAGGATCTCCCTTTTTTGACTGATTCGGTAGATAGATATGTTTCCGCTGGGAG TATCGAGTACTGGCCTGACCCACAGCGTGGAATCAAGGAGGCTTACAGAGTTCTTCGACTCGGGGGGAAGGCTTGCATAATTGGTCCTGTGTATCCTACATTTTGGTTGTCTCGCTTCTTTGCAGATGTTTGGATGCTTTTTCCAAAAGAGGAAGAGTACATTGAGTGGTTCGAAAAGGCGGGATTTAAGGATGTTCGACTGAAGAGGATTGGTCCGAAATGGTATCGTGGGGTTCGCAGGCATGGGCTTATCATGGGATGTTCTGTTACAGGCATTAAACCCGCATCTGGGGATTCTCCTTTGAAG CTTGGCCCTAAAGCAGAGGACGTGTCAAAACCAGTGAATCCATTTGTGTTTCTTATGCGCTTCATTCTTGGAGTGATGGCAGCAACTTACTACGTGTTGGTTCCGATTTACATGTGGATCAAAGATCAAATTGTCCCGAAAGATCAACCTATATAG
- the LOC140967790 gene encoding calmodulin-like isoform X2 yields the protein MLRLESSLQKMVDSLTQVEISEFWEAFCLIDKDSDGLITVGELASAIQYLNEHPTHEEIQEMMKEVAADGDGTAVGFDKFLSIMARKMKESVADELEEAFKVFDRDQDGFISAVELRNVMINLGERLTDEEAEQMIREADLDGDGLVSYEEFARMMTT from the exons ATGTTAAG ACTTGAGAGTTCTTTACAAAAAATGGTTGATTCATTGACACAAGTGGAGATTTCTGAGTTCTGGGAAGCCTTCTGCCTCATCGACAAAGATTCTGATG ggcTGATTACTGTGGGAGAATTGGCATCAGCGATTCAATATTTGAATGAACATCCAACGCATGAAGAGATTCAAGAAATGATGAAGGAGGTTGCTGCAGATGGAGACGGCACTGCTGTGGGTTTCGACAAGTTCTTGAGCATTATGGCAAGAAAAATGAAG GAAAGTGTGGCGGATGAGCTAGAAGAAGCATTCAAAGTATTTGATAGAGATCAAGATGGATTCATATCTGCCGTTGAG TTGAGAAACGTGATGATAAATTTGGGAGAAAGACTTACAGATGAAGAAGCAGAACAGATGATCAGAGAGGCTGATCTTGATGGAGATGGCCTTGTTAGTTATGAAGAATTTGCTAGGATGATgacaacttaa